In Falco naumanni isolate bFalNau1 chromosome 5, bFalNau1.pat, whole genome shotgun sequence, the following are encoded in one genomic region:
- the LOC121089268 gene encoding uncharacterized protein LOC121089268 — MPPHCRTPRHRQSPTALLDPPGTPDPPGTLDPPPQPDPLTEPDPLMLLDPPGTASDTGEDVGLHCASPPLPPVTVTSFSGTIRLYHSAIEGSPPAPPGRPLLLLLPWLGARARGLARYLALYLRHGMDVLVVGTTVCHILRPWQGQRLAGQLLRLLDHSGDGGIGGGGSDGDGCGAGGNGGAGGSGGCGLATRPLLVHAISAGAYTFAQVLLLLHHQPQQCQRLAPRFRGIIYDSLVTGGFGDMAQGIASTVGTPSLRALVRAGAWLYLRVLGCWGGQEFEQARGAFASPPLRCPLLLFYCLDDGLSQPAVLRALLQGWRAQGICAHACGWPHSRHAAHLRQHPAEYCRILLAFLRSLEGPPPTKARL; from the exons ATGCCTCCGCACTGCCGGACccccaggcacaggcagagccccacagcactgctggacCCCCCCGGCACACCGGACCCCCCTGGCACACTGGACCCCCCACCACAGCCAGACCCCCTCACAGAGCCGGACCCTCTGATGCTGCTGGAcccccctggcacagccagtgACACCGG GGAGGACGTGGGGCTGCATTGTGCCTCCCCACCACTGCCCCCTGTCACGGTGACATCCTTCTCGGGCACCATCCGCCTCTACCACAGTGCCATTGAGgggtcccctccagccccccccggcagaccgctgctgctgctgctgccttggctgGGGGCACGGGCACGGGGGCTGGCACGGTATCTGGCGCTCTACCTGCGCCATGGCATGGACGTGCTGGTGGTGGGGACAACGGTGTGCCACATCCTGCGGCCATGGCAAGGGCAGCGCCTGGCAGGGCAGCTTCTGCGGCTGCTGGACCACAGCGGAGATGGTGGCattggtggtggtggcagcgATGGTGACGGGTGTGGTGCTGGTGGCAAcggtggtgctggtggcagtggtggctgTGGCCTGGCCACCCGCCCGCTGCTGGTGCACGCCATCTCTGCCGGTGCCTACACCTTtgcccaggtgctgctgctcctccaccaccagccccagcagtgccaaCGCCTGGCACCACGCTTCCGCGGCATCATCTACGACAGCCTGGTGACTGGTGGCTTCGGGGACATGGCGCAGG GCATCGCTAGCACAGTGGGCACGCCGTCCCTGCGGGCCCTGGTGCGTGCTGGTGCCTGGCTGTACCtgagggtgctggggtgctggggggggcaggagTTTGAGCAGGCACGAGGTGCTTTCGCCAGCCCCCCCCTGCgctgccccctcctcctcttctacTGCCTGGATGATGGGCTAAgccagccagcagtgctgcgggcgctgctgcagggctggcggGCACAGGGCATCTGTGCCCATGCCTGTGGCTGGCCACACTCCCGCCATGCCGCCCACCTGCGCCAGCACCCCGCCGAGTACTGCCGCATCCTGCTCGCCTTCCTGCGCTCACTGGAGGGCCCCCCTCCCACCAAGGCCAGGCTCTAG